Proteins encoded in a region of the Globicephala melas chromosome 1, mGloMel1.2, whole genome shotgun sequence genome:
- the C1H1orf159 gene encoding uncharacterized protein C1orf159 homolog isoform X2: MALQRAVLLASLLVEVASRSSGSASCPHWHWPQLVGRTETPTSGSDSARSWLSQAGDTGVPGCGFWRCPAMCAHTQLLVLQDGEPSSHSAPAGLGGTGRPGFPLGLGLGPLESRMRPPFLSRPEVPLANHSVLVLGNQLGWAERTERSCPDASRGPCRRLVCECSARSAHSCAWTWPFLCGGRAGPPMEVPVDLQKHRRSVQECGLFGRERGQTRCEGCTGLSLGRPRGPGVTFLFHHCPETYVLPFLAASSFDFQSHQLQVATNINNSTVEMPALCPPVAHKARGGGSTHDPGDPRPSPTLRLLVQSPNARRTPSAVPGSVCAVWPCVLTLLWVSEAQSPDADYKRPEPQGQQPKCCVDVVDTNATCPGTNLCGPGCYGHRAEDGTVSCIRCRNGTHNSSECRGFAARGAHFPMNRSTGMPGRPSFARASSSPWLHSSTSSVPVSCLTSSMEETKVTPVLSSTAPSLQPGEAAAMIPPPPSSDRVPATVWRSGVGTGEDILLLGDREVPRSRRDLPCPVRHLSDLSKAAPCPSTRCLRQSPGAAGGSGEQKCLLSRFWRPPAPSGGSGVGPSCLSQPLGLQASLGFWGRIPPAAAASSAGFSPLCLPPSPEATGRWI; the protein is encoded by the exons ATGGCGCTCCAGCGCGCCGTCCTCCTGGCCAGCCTCCTGGTGGAAGTTGCCAGTAGATCCTCAGGAAGTGCG AGCTGCCCCCACTGGCACTGGCCACAGCTAGTGGGGCGGACAGAGACGCCCACTTCAGGCTCAGACTCGGCCAGGTCATGGCTCTCCCAAGCCGGTGACACAGGTGTGCCAGGCTGTGGTTTCTGGAGGTGCCCGGCCATGTGTGCACACACCCAGCTGCTCGTCCTCCAGGATGGTGAGCCTTCCAGCCACTCTGCCCCTGCCGGGTTGGGTGGGACAGGACGGCCAGGCTTCCCCCTCGGGCTTGGCCTCGGCCCCCTGGAGTCCAGGATGCGCCCACCATTCCTCAGCCGCCCTGAGGTGCCCCTTGCAAATCACAGCGTGCTAGTCCTGGGAAACCAGCTCGGCTGGGCTGAGCGCACGGAGCGGAGCTGCCCGGACGCCTCCCGAGGCCCCTGCCGCCGCCTGGTCTGTGAGTGCAGTGCCCGCAGCGCCCACTCCTGCGCGTGGacctggcctttcctctgtgggGGCCGAGCTGGACCCCCGATGGAGGTGCCTGTAGACTTGCAGAAGCATCGCAGGAGCGTCCAGGAATGTGGGCTGTTTGGTCGGGAGCGCGGGCAGACGCGCTGTGAGGgctgcacaggcctctcactaggGAGGCCGAGGGGGCCTGGAGTTACCTTCCTGTTTCACCACTGCCCAGAAACATATGTGCTTCCTTTCTTAGCAGCTTCGTCTTTTGATTTTCAAAGCCACCAGCTGCAAGTGGCGACTAATATAAATAACTCCACGGTTGAAATGCCTGCCCTGTGCCCACCTGTGGCCCACAAGGCGAGAGGTGGCGGCTCTACCCATGACCCAGGAGACCCCC GTCCCAGCCCAACACTTCGGTTGTTGGTTCAGTCACCAAACGCTCGCCGGACACCAAGTGCTGTCCCAGGGAGCGTCTGTGCGGTGTGGCCGTGCGTCCTCACCTTGCTCTGGGTCAGCGAGGCACAGTCACCGGACGCTGACTACAAGAGGCCAGAGCCCCAG GGCCAGCAGCCCAAGTGTTGTGTGGACGTGGTGGACACCAACGCCACCTGCCCAGGCACTAACCTGTGTGGCCCAG GCTGCTACGGGCACCGGGCCGAGGACGGGACCGTCAGCTGCATCCGCTGCAGGAACGGGACTCACAACAGCTCCGAGTGCAGAGGCT TCGCTGCCCGGGGCGCGCACTTCCCCATGAACAGGAGCACGGGGATGCCTGGGCGGCCGAGTTTTG CTCGGGCCTCATCCTCTCCGTGGCTGCATTCTTCTACCTCAAGCGTGCCAGTAAGCTGCCTGACGTCTTCTATGGAAGAAACAAAG GTGACACCTGTGCTCTCCTCTACAGCCCCCAGCCTGCAGCCTGGCGAAGCT GCCGCGATGATTCCCCCACCTCCGTCCTCAG ACCGTGTTCCTGCCACCGTGTGGAGGTCTGGAGTGGGGACAGGTGAGGACATCCTCCTCCTTGGGGACAGAGAAGTCCCTCGGTCAAGGCGAGATCTGCCCTGTCCAGTGAGACACTTGTCTGATCTCTCCAAAGCAGCGCCATGTCCAAGCACAAGGTGCCTGCGTCAGTCTCCTGGGGCGGCCGGGGGCTCGGGAGAACAGAAATGTcttctctcacggttctggaggccacCTGCTCCCTCCGGAGGCTCTGGGgtgggtccttcctgcctctcccagcctctgggGCTCCAGGCATCCCTGGGCTTTTGGGGCCGCATCCCTCCAGCCGCTGCTGCATCTTCCGCTGGCTTctcccctctgtgtctccctccctctcccgaGGCCACTGGTCgctggatttag
- the C1H1orf159 gene encoding uncharacterized protein C1orf159 homolog isoform X4 has translation MCAHTQLLVLQDGEPSSHSAPAGLGGTGRPGFPLGLGLGPLESRMRPPFLSRPEVPLANHSVLVLGNQLGWAERTERSCPDASRGPCRRLVCECSARSAHSCAWTWPFLCGGRAGPPMEVPVDLQKHRRSVQECGLFGRERGQTRCEGCTGLSLGRPRGPGVTFLFHHCPETYVLPFLAASSFDFQSHQLQVATNINNSTVEMPALCPPVAHKARGGGSTHDPGDPRPSPTLRLLVQSPNARRTPSAVPGSVCAVWPCVLTLLWVSEAQSPDADYKRPEPQGQQPKCCVDVVDTNATCPGTNLCGPGCYGHRAEDGTVSCIRCRNGTHNSSECRGFAARGAHFPMNRSTGMPGRPSFGGPQVAASLFLGTFLISSGLILSVAAFFYLKRASKLPDVFYGRNKAPSLQPGEAAAMIPPPPSSDRVPATVWRSGVGTGEDILLLGDREVPRSRRDLPCPVRHLSDLSKAAPCPSTRCLRQSPGAAGGSGEQKCLLSRFWRPPAPSGGSGVGPSCLSQPLGLQASLGFWGRIPPAAAASSAGFSPLCLPPSPEATGRWI, from the exons ATGTGTGCACACACCCAGCTGCTCGTCCTCCAGGATGGTGAGCCTTCCAGCCACTCTGCCCCTGCCGGGTTGGGTGGGACAGGACGGCCAGGCTTCCCCCTCGGGCTTGGCCTCGGCCCCCTGGAGTCCAGGATGCGCCCACCATTCCTCAGCCGCCCTGAGGTGCCCCTTGCAAATCACAGCGTGCTAGTCCTGGGAAACCAGCTCGGCTGGGCTGAGCGCACGGAGCGGAGCTGCCCGGACGCCTCCCGAGGCCCCTGCCGCCGCCTGGTCTGTGAGTGCAGTGCCCGCAGCGCCCACTCCTGCGCGTGGacctggcctttcctctgtgggGGCCGAGCTGGACCCCCGATGGAGGTGCCTGTAGACTTGCAGAAGCATCGCAGGAGCGTCCAGGAATGTGGGCTGTTTGGTCGGGAGCGCGGGCAGACGCGCTGTGAGGgctgcacaggcctctcactaggGAGGCCGAGGGGGCCTGGAGTTACCTTCCTGTTTCACCACTGCCCAGAAACATATGTGCTTCCTTTCTTAGCAGCTTCGTCTTTTGATTTTCAAAGCCACCAGCTGCAAGTGGCGACTAATATAAATAACTCCACGGTTGAAATGCCTGCCCTGTGCCCACCTGTGGCCCACAAGGCGAGAGGTGGCGGCTCTACCCATGACCCAGGAGACCCCC GTCCCAGCCCAACACTTCGGTTGTTGGTTCAGTCACCAAACGCTCGCCGGACACCAAGTGCTGTCCCAGGGAGCGTCTGTGCGGTGTGGCCGTGCGTCCTCACCTTGCTCTGGGTCAGCGAGGCACAGTCACCGGACGCTGACTACAAGAGGCCAGAGCCCCAG GGCCAGCAGCCCAAGTGTTGTGTGGACGTGGTGGACACCAACGCCACCTGCCCAGGCACTAACCTGTGTGGCCCAG GCTGCTACGGGCACCGGGCCGAGGACGGGACCGTCAGCTGCATCCGCTGCAGGAACGGGACTCACAACAGCTCCGAGTGCAGAGGCT TCGCTGCCCGGGGCGCGCACTTCCCCATGAACAGGAGCACGGGGATGCCTGGGCGGCCGAGTTTTG GGGGCCCCCAGGTGGCAGCCTCCCTCTTCCTGGGAACGTTTCTCATCAGCTCGGGCCTCATCCTCTCCGTGGCTGCATTCTTCTACCTCAAGCGTGCCAGTAAGCTGCCTGACGTCTTCTATGGAAGAAACAAAG CCCCCAGCCTGCAGCCTGGCGAAGCT GCCGCGATGATTCCCCCACCTCCGTCCTCAG ACCGTGTTCCTGCCACCGTGTGGAGGTCTGGAGTGGGGACAGGTGAGGACATCCTCCTCCTTGGGGACAGAGAAGTCCCTCGGTCAAGGCGAGATCTGCCCTGTCCAGTGAGACACTTGTCTGATCTCTCCAAAGCAGCGCCATGTCCAAGCACAAGGTGCCTGCGTCAGTCTCCTGGGGCGGCCGGGGGCTCGGGAGAACAGAAATGTcttctctcacggttctggaggccacCTGCTCCCTCCGGAGGCTCTGGGgtgggtccttcctgcctctcccagcctctgggGCTCCAGGCATCCCTGGGCTTTTGGGGCCGCATCCCTCCAGCCGCTGCTGCATCTTCCGCTGGCTTctcccctctgtgtctccctccctctcccgaGGCCACTGGTCgctggatttag